One Pararhizobium sp. IMCC3301 DNA segment encodes these proteins:
- a CDS encoding glutamine amidotransferase — MNSAAGTESGRNPNHGPGDSAGSIVIVLHQAGSSAGRVGQWLVRHGYRLDIRKPPLGDPLPKDLSGYAGAVVFGGPMSANDDEPYVHREIDWCGHCLQQGVPFLGICLGAQMLVRALGGMVNSHPKCHAEIGYYPLYATEQGNALLPGWPAMIYQWHREGFTLPNGAQMLATGDLFTEQAFSVGPSAFGVQFHTELTEVMMRRWLVRGRERLGLPSAQQRQAHIEGRMMYDAPIRDWLDRFLKVWLASDQRRMMDLNERKTA; from the coding sequence ATGAACTCCGCGGCCGGGACCGAATCAGGCCGCAATCCGAATCATGGGCCGGGCGATAGTGCGGGCAGCATTGTCATAGTCCTGCATCAGGCCGGCTCCAGCGCGGGCCGTGTCGGACAATGGCTGGTGCGCCATGGTTACCGGCTGGATATCCGCAAACCGCCGCTCGGCGATCCTCTGCCCAAAGACCTGTCCGGATATGCGGGCGCCGTGGTGTTTGGTGGCCCGATGAGCGCCAATGATGACGAGCCTTATGTGCATCGGGAAATTGACTGGTGCGGCCATTGCCTGCAACAGGGCGTGCCGTTTCTGGGCATTTGTCTTGGTGCCCAGATGCTGGTGCGGGCGCTCGGCGGTATGGTGAATTCTCACCCAAAATGCCACGCTGAGATTGGCTATTACCCGCTATATGCCACCGAACAGGGCAATGCCCTGCTGCCGGGCTGGCCGGCAATGATCTATCAGTGGCACCGCGAGGGGTTCACCCTGCCCAACGGAGCGCAAATGCTTGCGACCGGCGATTTGTTCACTGAACAGGCGTTCAGTGTCGGGCCGTCCGCCTTCGGGGTGCAGTTTCATACCGAACTGACCGAGGTGATGATGCGGCGCTGGCTGGTGCGCGGACGGGAAAGGCTGGGACTGCCCAGCGCTCAACAAAGGCAGGCCCATATCGAAGGCCGGATGATGTATGACGCGCCGATCCGTGACTGGCTGGACCGGTTTTTAAAAGTGTGGTTAGCCAGCGATCAACGCCGGATGATGGATCTGAACGAGCGGAAAACTGCCTGA
- a CDS encoding TerB family tellurite resistance protein produces the protein MFDTLKTFLNSLTGDDEQHYSQTDPRLAAAALLVHTISIDGVIAEEEKTVLRTVLQSKYALSAEETDELIEEAGAADKEAVDLYGFTSVLKRSLDEEERLDILAMIWDLVYADGVVHEFEDNLVWRIAELMGISSRDRMILKKRAGKLAE, from the coding sequence ATGTTTGACACCCTGAAAACCTTCCTGAACTCGCTCACCGGTGACGATGAGCAGCATTATTCCCAGACCGACCCGCGTCTGGCCGCGGCGGCTCTGCTGGTCCACACGATTTCGATCGATGGCGTTATCGCCGAAGAGGAGAAAACCGTGCTGCGCACAGTGCTCCAGAGCAAATATGCGCTGAGTGCGGAAGAAACCGACGAGTTGATCGAGGAAGCCGGGGCCGCAGACAAGGAAGCTGTCGATCTGTATGGCTTTACCAGCGTTCTGAAGCGCAGCCTCGACGAAGAAGAACGGCTCGATATCCTGGCAATGATCTGGGATCTTGTCTATGCCGACGGTGTCGTCCACGAGTTTGAGGACAATCTGGTGTGGCGGATCGCTGAACTGATGGGCATATCGTCGCGGGACCGGATGATTTTGAAAAAACGCGCCGGAAAGCTTGCCGAATGA
- a CDS encoding circularly permuted type 2 ATP-grasp protein: MNNTEKTIFDEMFGHRQAGAGAQRQGQSQGQSQGQGQIQNSDAINPDQTGDTCRPPYETFNAWFCDEDLKRLNAKATEAETMFRRTGITFNVYGDDAAAERLIPFDIIPRIISAQEWNRLARGIDQRVRAINAFLHDIYHRQEILKAGRVPTHLIARNDAFEPSMIGMSPPGNVYTHIVGTDIVRTGDNEFYVLEDNARTPSGVSYMLENRETMMQMFPELFSRNRVRSVSDYPRLLRRSLASVAPPGCDDRPTVGVLTPGIFNSAYFEHSFLADQMGVELVEGHDLRVMDGKIKMRTTTGYKALDVIYRRIDDSYLDPLTFRPDSMLGVPGIMDVYRAGNVTIANAPGTGVADDKAIYSYMPDIVEFYTGETAILKNVPTWRCSEPDSLQYVLEHLPELVVKEVHGSGGYGMLVGPAASRKELSLFEAKLRAKPSNYIAQPTLSLSTVPILTKKGLAPRHVDLRPFVLVSKDKIDIIPGGLTRVALKPGSLVVNSSQGGGTKDTWVLQE; the protein is encoded by the coding sequence ATGAACAACACTGAAAAAACGATCTTTGACGAGATGTTCGGTCACCGTCAAGCCGGCGCTGGAGCACAGAGACAGGGGCAAAGTCAGGGCCAAAGCCAAGGTCAGGGCCAAATTCAGAACAGCGACGCTATAAATCCGGATCAGACAGGCGATACATGCCGCCCCCCTTACGAAACATTCAACGCCTGGTTTTGTGATGAAGATCTCAAACGTCTCAATGCAAAGGCCACCGAGGCGGAAACCATGTTCCGCCGGACCGGCATCACTTTCAACGTCTATGGTGACGATGCTGCCGCAGAACGGTTGATCCCGTTTGATATTATTCCCCGCATCATATCGGCCCAGGAATGGAACCGGCTAGCGCGCGGCATTGATCAGCGGGTCCGTGCCATCAATGCATTCCTGCATGATATCTATCATCGTCAGGAAATTCTCAAAGCCGGCCGGGTTCCCACCCATCTGATTGCCCGCAATGATGCATTTGAGCCAAGCATGATCGGCATGTCGCCGCCCGGCAATGTCTATACCCATATTGTCGGGACCGACATTGTGCGCACCGGAGACAACGAGTTTTATGTGCTCGAGGATAATGCCCGAACGCCCTCCGGCGTTTCCTACATGCTGGAAAACCGGGAAACCATGATGCAGATGTTTCCGGAGCTGTTTTCACGCAACCGGGTACGCAGTGTCAGCGATTATCCCCGGCTTCTGCGGCGCAGTCTGGCCAGCGTTGCCCCGCCGGGCTGTGACGACCGTCCGACCGTTGGCGTGCTGACACCCGGCATATTCAATTCCGCCTATTTCGAACATTCATTCCTGGCCGACCAGATGGGAGTCGAGCTGGTAGAGGGGCATGACCTGCGGGTGATGGACGGCAAAATCAAGATGCGCACCACCACCGGCTACAAGGCGCTTGATGTCATTTACCGCAGGATCGATGATTCCTATCTGGATCCGCTGACATTCCGACCCGATTCCATGCTCGGCGTGCCCGGTATCATGGATGTCTATCGCGCCGGCAATGTTACGATTGCCAATGCGCCGGGAACCGGCGTGGCCGATGACAAGGCGATCTATTCCTACATGCCGGATATTGTGGAGTTCTACACCGGCGAAACGGCCATTTTGAAGAATGTGCCGACATGGCGCTGCTCGGAACCGGACTCGCTGCAATATGTTCTGGAACATCTGCCGGAACTGGTGGTCAAAGAGGTTCACGGGTCCGGCGGCTATGGCATGCTTGTCGGCCCCGCCGCCAGCCGCAAGGAACTGTCATTATTTGAAGCCAAATTGCGTGCCAAACCTTCGAATTATATCGCCCAGCCCACTCTGTCCCTGTCCACTGTGCCGATCCTGACCAAGAAGGGTCTTGCACCGCGCCACGTGGATTTGCGGCCCTTTGTTCTGGTCTCCAAGGACAAGATCGACATCATCCCCGGCGGCCTCACCCGGGTGGCGCTGAAACCGGGGTCCCTGGTAGTCAATTCAAGTCAGGGAGGCGGCACCAAGGATACCTGGGTGCTGCAGGAATAG
- a CDS encoding alpha-E domain-containing protein, whose translation MLGKTANGLFWLFRNIERTENTARLLDTGLRIALTRSSGNEEEWISVLATAGAQASYDLKHDKVSGSSVIDFLLRDKTNPASVISVLESARNNARTVRTALTREVWESVNEAWMELDATLKPAIRDRELPALLESIRQQSARMRGALHGTMLRNDMYNFCRLGTFVERADATARILDVKYYVLLPSLAYVGSSLDNVQWESILRSVSAHRSYRWAYADDYHAATIADFMILNSRMPRSLAFCYNKIVSNLGYLVSDYGARHPCHDHAEAIRERLKGKHVQEIFDQGLHQFIQDFIRDNNRLGHLIDEAYRFNS comes from the coding sequence ATGCTGGGGAAAACCGCAAACGGCCTGTTCTGGCTGTTCCGCAATATTGAACGCACGGAAAACACCGCGCGGCTGCTCGACACCGGGCTGCGCATCGCATTGACCCGGTCGTCAGGCAATGAAGAGGAATGGATTTCCGTGCTGGCAACCGCCGGTGCCCAGGCCAGTTATGATCTGAAACATGACAAAGTGTCGGGCAGTTCAGTGATCGATTTTCTGCTCCGCGACAAGACCAATCCCGCCAGTGTGATTTCTGTGCTGGAAAGTGCCCGCAACAATGCCCGAACAGTGCGCACCGCTCTGACCCGGGAAGTCTGGGAATCCGTCAACGAGGCGTGGATGGAACTGGATGCAACACTGAAGCCTGCAATCAGGGACCGTGAACTGCCTGCACTGCTGGAATCGATCCGCCAGCAAAGTGCCCGCATGCGCGGCGCTCTGCACGGCACCATGCTGCGCAATGACATGTATAATTTCTGCCGGCTCGGCACCTTTGTGGAGCGCGCCGACGCAACCGCCCGCATTCTTGATGTAAAATATTATGTGCTGCTGCCATCACTGGCCTATGTCGGCTCGTCGTTGGACAATGTGCAGTGGGAGTCGATCCTGCGATCCGTCTCGGCTCACCGCTCGTATCGCTGGGCTTATGCTGATGATTACCATGCCGCGACCATTGCGGATTTCATGATTCTGAATTCCCGCATGCCCCGGTCCCTGGCATTCTGCTACAACAAGATTGTCTCCAATCTGGGCTATCTGGTATCTGACTACGGTGCCCGTCATCCCTGCCATGACCACGCCGAAGCCATTCGCGAACGTTTGAAAGGCAAGCACGTGCAGGAGATTTTCGATCAGGGCCTGCACCAGTTTATTCAGGATTTTATTCGCGACAATAACCGCCTCGGTCATCTGATCGACGAGGCCTATCGTTTCAACAGTTGA
- a CDS encoding transglutaminase family protein, with product MLLTISHVTEYLYSDPVSYALQQLRVTPKSRGGQTVKSWDTQISGGAVQLSYEDQNNNHVQLVEIEPDVSRVEVRSTGQVETSDTSGIIGVHGGFSPLWMFERSTDLTLAGPQIRKLAQDSRPENTITGMHALSAAILDNVEYVTETTHSATTAEQAMKLRTGVCQDHTHIFISVCRLSGIPARYVSGYLMMDGQTDQTASHAWAEAHLPDLGWVGFDVSNGISPDERYVRVATGLDYQEVAPIKGVRFGPLGSELDETLVVSIRVEQ from the coding sequence ATGCTCCTTACCATTTCTCATGTGACAGAATATCTGTACAGCGATCCGGTTTCCTATGCGCTCCAGCAATTGCGGGTGACGCCTAAATCCCGTGGTGGCCAGACCGTCAAAAGCTGGGACACCCAGATCAGCGGCGGCGCGGTGCAACTGTCTTATGAAGATCAGAACAATAATCACGTCCAACTGGTGGAAATCGAGCCCGATGTGAGCCGGGTTGAAGTTCGCTCCACCGGACAGGTAGAAACCTCCGATACGTCCGGCATTATCGGTGTCCACGGCGGCTTCTCACCGCTGTGGATGTTTGAGCGCAGCACCGATCTCACCTTGGCAGGACCGCAGATCCGCAAACTTGCGCAGGATTCCAGACCGGAAAATACCATTACAGGGATGCACGCGCTGTCCGCGGCCATTCTCGACAATGTGGAATATGTCACCGAAACAACCCATTCTGCGACCACCGCCGAACAGGCGATGAAACTGAGGACCGGCGTCTGTCAGGACCACACGCATATCTTCATTTCGGTCTGCCGGCTGAGCGGTATACCGGCCCGCTACGTCAGCGGCTATCTGATGATGGACGGCCAGACAGACCAGACCGCAAGCCACGCCTGGGCCGAAGCCCATCTGCCCGATCTGGGCTGGGTCGGCTTTGATGTGTCCAATGGTATCTCACCGGATGAACGTTATGTGCGTGTTGCAACCGGTCTTGATTACCAGGAAGTCGCCCCCATAAAGGGTGTGCGTTTCGGCCCCCTGGGGAGTGAACTTGATGAAACTCTGGTTGTCTCCATTCGGGTAGAACAGTAG
- a CDS encoding proteasome-type protease — translation MTYCVGMKLNRGLVFMSDTRTNAGLDNIASFKKMHTWEVPGDRVITLLTAGNLATTQAVISLLDERRKAPEDRNPSVLEAPSMFQIAGIVGEVLKDTILANANVGQKSDSSFNATLIVGGQIKGMPPRIFMVYPEGNFVEASEDTPFFQIGETKYGKPILVRAYDPDMGFEEVIKLLLVSYDSTIKSNLSVGLPLDVMTYETDSFVIGHQIRITETNPHYKAISDNWSDALREAFVSLPDFEF, via the coding sequence ATGACTTATTGCGTCGGTATGAAACTGAATAGGGGCCTGGTCTTTATGTCAGATACCCGCACGAATGCGGGCCTCGATAATATTGCATCATTCAAGAAGATGCACACTTGGGAAGTTCCCGGCGATCGTGTGATCACCTTGCTGACAGCGGGCAATCTGGCAACCACACAGGCCGTCATCAGTCTGCTCGATGAACGCCGCAAGGCGCCCGAAGACCGCAATCCGTCGGTCCTCGAAGCGCCATCGATGTTTCAGATTGCGGGCATTGTCGGCGAGGTCTTGAAAGATACGATTCTGGCCAATGCCAATGTCGGACAGAAGAGCGACAGCTCCTTCAATGCAACCTTGATTGTCGGCGGCCAGATCAAGGGCATGCCTCCAAGGATTTTTATGGTCTATCCGGAAGGCAATTTTGTCGAAGCCAGCGAGGACACACCATTCTTTCAGATCGGTGAAACCAAATACGGCAAGCCGATCCTGGTGCGCGCCTATGATCCTGATATGGGTTTTGAAGAGGTCATCAAGCTGCTGCTGGTATCCTATGACAGCACCATCAAATCGAATCTCTCGGTTGGTTTGCCACTGGATGTCATGACGTATGAAACCGATTCCTTTGTCATTGGTCATCAGATCCGCATCACCGAAACGAACCCGCATTACAAGGCAATTTCCGACAATTGGAGCGATGCCCTTCGCGAGGCGTTTGTCAGCCTGCCGGACTTTGAGTTTTAG
- a CDS encoding GntR family transcriptional regulator, with product MQSTISKNLLNSLEDLIERSDHGTRLPTVRELMRQYGVGQSTVQDVFSLLKEKGQISAQVGRGSYVVKDGSGKVPGIYGSLNNSASDSSRNILILSNSSMNERCARVQNAIMAQVKAKHGHVMQISYHDTDHLLDILKSIPSFDGAILQSHYEVIPVRLLAMLQAKTRALVVDGHTVSGVDVDRMGIDWEEALSLSLDHLVDAGRRRIALVSLDSSSQPILSVRRFFQRQRNWGSVQIETELVTLKGLQHPTQNVSSALHSALDDLTDDTGRLKVEALICVGISDGMGIAEVLRERALMQTNELDVVVLGHVDVPTEHLDQFTIAGGRYSDGAEALVEIIENRLAKPGLAPQIVYLDCEINVKSAAKTQSPAG from the coding sequence ATGCAGTCCACAATTTCCAAGAACCTGTTGAACTCGCTGGAAGATTTGATTGAACGATCTGATCACGGCACACGCCTGCCAACTGTCAGGGAACTGATGCGCCAATATGGCGTGGGTCAGTCAACGGTGCAGGATGTGTTTTCGCTGCTCAAGGAAAAGGGTCAGATCTCGGCCCAGGTCGGGCGCGGTTCATATGTGGTGAAAGACGGCTCCGGCAAGGTGCCAGGCATATATGGCAGCCTCAATAATTCTGCATCTGACAGTTCAAGGAACATATTGATTCTTTCGAACTCAAGCATGAATGAAAGATGCGCGCGGGTGCAAAACGCGATCATGGCGCAAGTCAAAGCAAAACATGGTCATGTGATGCAGATCTCCTATCATGACACGGATCATCTGCTCGACATCCTCAAGTCGATTCCATCGTTTGACGGCGCCATTCTGCAATCTCATTACGAAGTCATTCCGGTGCGGCTCTTGGCGATGCTGCAAGCAAAGACCCGCGCTTTGGTCGTCGACGGACACACGGTTTCCGGTGTCGATGTGGATCGTATGGGCATCGACTGGGAAGAGGCTTTGTCACTGTCGCTGGATCATCTGGTTGATGCTGGCCGTCGGCGCATTGCACTGGTCTCGCTTGACAGTTCATCACAGCCGATCCTGAGCGTGCGTCGGTTTTTTCAACGGCAGCGAAACTGGGGCTCCGTACAAATCGAAACTGAACTGGTGACCCTCAAAGGCCTTCAGCATCCGACCCAGAACGTCAGCAGTGCGCTGCACAGTGCGCTTGATGATCTGACAGATGACACGGGCAGGCTGAAGGTCGAAGCGCTGATCTGCGTGGGAATTTCCGATGGCATGGGCATTGCGGAAGTTCTTCGTGAACGTGCGCTCATGCAGACCAATGAACTTGATGTCGTTGTGCTTGGCCATGTCGATGTGCCGACAGAGCATCTGGATCAATTCACAATTGCCGGCGGGCGCTATTCAGATGGCGCTGAAGCCCTTGTTGAAATCATCGAAAACAGGCTGGCAAAACCCGGTCTTGCGCCGCAGATCGTGTATCTGGATTGCGAAATCAACGTCAAATCAGCTGCTAAAACTCAAAGTCCGGCAGGCTGA
- a CDS encoding ABC transporter ATP-binding protein, translating into MTAPTLNAEAEGAASALPVIHIGSLSKIFGEPAADGVTVLEGIDLDIAENQFVSLVGRSGCGKTTLLNIIAGLEAPSTGIVQINGRDVKGPGQGQGVVFQQHALFPWLTAQANVEFGFRTARMSKAEQRDQAEELLSLVGLEQASNRYPRELSGGMQQRVAIARALALDPDILLMDEPFGALDELTRIEMQQELLRIWEVRKKTVVFVTHSINEALILSDRVVLLAPHPGRIARDLTVELSRPRQRTSVGFNELYQDVWSGLSS; encoded by the coding sequence ATGACCGCGCCAACTCTGAACGCGGAGGCTGAAGGTGCAGCAAGTGCCCTGCCCGTGATTCACATCGGCTCACTGTCCAAGATATTTGGCGAACCCGCAGCGGACGGAGTGACAGTGCTTGAAGGCATTGATCTGGATATTGCGGAAAATCAATTCGTCTCGCTCGTTGGCAGAAGCGGCTGCGGCAAAACCACCCTGCTGAATATCATCGCCGGGCTTGAAGCGCCGTCGACGGGGATTGTTCAGATCAATGGCCGCGATGTGAAAGGTCCCGGGCAGGGGCAGGGCGTCGTGTTTCAGCAGCATGCCCTGTTTCCCTGGCTTACCGCGCAGGCCAATGTTGAATTCGGCTTTCGCACCGCTCGCATGTCCAAAGCGGAACAGCGCGATCAGGCCGAAGAGCTGCTCAGTCTGGTCGGTCTGGAGCAGGCATCAAACAGATACCCCCGCGAGCTGTCCGGTGGCATGCAGCAACGCGTCGCGATTGCACGGGCGCTGGCACTGGATCCCGACATCCTCTTGATGGACGAGCCGTTCGGCGCATTGGATGAGCTGACAAGGATCGAGATGCAGCAAGAGCTGCTGCGCATCTGGGAGGTGCGCAAGAAGACCGTTGTCTTCGTCACCCATTCGATCAACGAGGCACTGATCCTGTCTGATCGCGTGGTCCTGTTGGCACCTCATCCCGGACGGATCGCCCGGGATCTGACCGTCGAGCTGTCCCGGCCCCGCCAGCGCACCAGTGTCGGCTTTAACGAATTGTATCAGGACGTCTGGAGCGGTCTGTCATCATGA
- a CDS encoding ABC transporter permease: MIRRVFPYVSAFAVIAALILLWELGVRYGYLKEYQFPPASKIARGFVEISTIGFPTGVTLWSHTLTTVWRIVQGYTAAIALAIPAGLVIAAFPVLDKMLAPAIVFFRSIATLSLLPLVIVWFGAGELTKIVLIGYGCFWVMLSNVIAGVKYVDPVLIRAGRSFGLSGIELYRSVVLPAALPRIFAGARMALGVGFMVIVGAEMIGTIEGLGALIMEARTFYKSEITIVGMLVIGVLGFLISTGLAALERVMLPWASSIDEVKR, from the coding sequence ATGATCCGCCGGGTATTCCCATATGTCAGCGCATTTGCGGTCATCGCCGCCCTGATCCTGCTGTGGGAATTGGGCGTACGGTATGGCTACCTGAAGGAATATCAGTTTCCGCCTGCCAGCAAGATAGCCCGCGGGTTTGTTGAAATATCCACAATTGGCTTCCCAACAGGCGTGACCCTGTGGTCGCATACTCTCACAACGGTGTGGCGTATAGTGCAGGGCTATACCGCCGCCATCGCGCTGGCCATTCCGGCTGGGCTGGTGATCGCGGCCTTTCCGGTGCTGGACAAAATGCTGGCTCCAGCCATCGTCTTTTTCCGCTCGATTGCAACGCTCAGCCTGCTGCCCCTTGTCATCGTCTGGTTCGGCGCCGGTGAACTGACCAAGATCGTATTGATTGGCTACGGGTGTTTCTGGGTCATGCTGTCGAACGTCATTGCGGGCGTCAAATATGTTGATCCTGTTTTGATACGCGCTGGCCGGTCCTTTGGTCTGAGCGGCATAGAACTCTACCGCAGTGTCGTTCTGCCGGCGGCCCTGCCCCGCATCTTTGCAGGAGCCCGCATGGCACTGGGCGTCGGGTTCATGGTGATCGTCGGGGCCGAAATGATCGGCACCATCGAAGGGCTGGGTGCCCTGATCATGGAAGCGCGCACCTTTTACAAAAGCGAGATCACCATCGTCGGCATGCTGGTCATTGGTGTGCTTGGCTTCCTCATCTCAACCGGTCTGGCCGCACTTGAGCGAGTGATGCTGCCCTGGGCATCCAGCATTGACGAGGTGAAGCGATGA
- a CDS encoding ABC transporter permease: MKQLSQSNVLLGLIGSALVISAWEFASRSGAIDPTIFPSPTMAIAQAIKLMSADRVAEHIGWSLMRVFLGFLLGAFAGVVIGIMAGWSRGFGLIVRPIIELLRPIPPLAWIPLAIIWFGLGEPSKLFIIFLGAFFPVVTAAYQGVRSVDPVLIRAAQTFGLSGWRLLLRVIVPAASPDLATGIRIGWGLSFGILVAAELIAADRGLGYMIMNERNTGGSVSVIIVGILLIGALNLLTDAAIGGVIQRWIGRWHGSR; encoded by the coding sequence ATGAAACAGCTGAGCCAAAGCAATGTCCTGCTGGGTCTGATCGGAAGTGCGCTTGTCATCTCCGCCTGGGAGTTTGCTTCGCGCAGCGGTGCCATTGATCCGACAATTTTTCCCAGCCCGACAATGGCGATTGCGCAGGCGATCAAGCTGATGTCCGCCGATCGCGTGGCCGAACATATCGGTTGGAGCCTGATGCGTGTCTTTCTGGGTTTCCTGTTAGGCGCGTTCGCTGGCGTCGTCATCGGCATCATGGCCGGTTGGTCGCGCGGCTTCGGTCTGATCGTGCGCCCGATAATCGAGCTGCTGCGTCCTATCCCGCCGCTGGCCTGGATCCCGTTAGCCATCATCTGGTTTGGCCTCGGAGAACCTTCAAAATTGTTCATCATCTTTCTGGGAGCATTCTTTCCGGTGGTGACAGCGGCCTATCAGGGGGTGCGGTCGGTCGACCCGGTCCTGATCCGGGCCGCACAGACATTTGGCCTGTCCGGCTGGCGGTTGTTACTGCGCGTCATCGTGCCCGCAGCGTCGCCCGATCTGGCAACCGGCATTCGCATCGGCTGGGGTCTCAGCTTCGGGATTCTGGTCGCGGCCGAGTTGATCGCTGCCGACCGCGGGCTTGGCTACATGATCATGAATGAGCGCAACACCGGAGGATCGGTCAGCGTCATCATCGTTGGCATCCTTCTGATCGGAGCACTGAATTTGCTGACTGACGCCGCCATTGGCGGGGTCATCCAGCGTTGGATTGGCCGCTGGCACGGCAGCCGATGA
- a CDS encoding ABC transporter substrate-binding protein, which translates to MIKILRQTILGAAFALGAGMATAQELETDTLSISIGVDLPFLVHIVAQEKGFFKDAGFENVTFEKFQSGNLAGEALLAGEIQLWTPGNLPPIAMAHNGIPVVVLGSNAVSHGLEKIVVRKDAGVDKPEDLYNVRLGLFVSSTSGALVGNVAKHYGLDSSKLQLVNLAPSEAMAAMKNNEIQGIVFWEPWPYLALSQQDTKVVHTGTKSGFAQNMDADVQVSNNRTVWVASQDWVRDNPNATNALVKVLVETQAYVSDPANKDEVLKIFSDFQDQPMEMNQDLLSNYTFDATIDEAYVEDMNAITTFLQETNRIQQPQDPLSYTYSDPLAAANADLVKIEGQWKP; encoded by the coding sequence ATGATTAAGATACTCAGACAGACAATCCTTGGCGCAGCCTTTGCGCTGGGAGCCGGAATGGCGACCGCACAGGAGCTGGAAACCGATACATTATCGATCAGCATTGGCGTTGATCTGCCATTCCTCGTTCATATTGTCGCGCAGGAGAAAGGCTTCTTTAAAGACGCCGGGTTTGAAAATGTGACGTTCGAGAAATTCCAATCGGGCAATCTGGCAGGCGAGGCATTGCTGGCCGGTGAAATCCAGCTTTGGACTCCAGGTAACCTGCCGCCAATTGCGATGGCTCACAATGGTATACCGGTCGTGGTTCTGGGCTCGAATGCCGTCAGCCATGGGCTGGAAAAAATCGTCGTGCGCAAGGATGCAGGCGTCGACAAGCCTGAAGATCTCTACAACGTCCGGCTCGGCCTCTTCGTCAGTTCGACCTCGGGTGCGCTGGTCGGCAATGTTGCAAAACATTACGGGCTGGACAGCAGCAAGCTACAATTGGTCAACCTCGCCCCGTCCGAGGCGATGGCGGCGATGAAGAACAATGAAATCCAAGGCATCGTCTTTTGGGAGCCCTGGCCTTATCTGGCTCTCAGCCAGCAGGACACCAAAGTTGTTCATACCGGCACCAAAAGCGGCTTTGCGCAGAACATGGACGCGGATGTACAGGTGTCAAACAACCGCACTGTCTGGGTCGCCTCGCAGGACTGGGTTCGCGACAACCCGAATGCCACGAATGCATTGGTGAAGGTTCTGGTTGAAACCCAGGCCTATGTCTCCGATCCGGCAAACAAGGACGAAGTTCTGAAAATATTCTCGGATTTTCAGGATCAGCCGATGGAAATGAATCAGGACCTGCTGTCGAACTACACGTTCGATGCCACCATCGACGAAGCCTATGTCGAAGACATGAATGCGATCACCACGTTCCTCCAGGAGACCAACCGCATTCAGCAACCACAGGATCCGCTGAGCTATACCTACTCAGATCCTCTGGCAGCAGCGAATGCTGATCTGGTCAAGATCGAAGGTCAATGGAAACCCTGA